In the Lactobacillus paragasseri genome, TCAATATGCTTATCGAGTAGGTAAGGACCAAAAAGGTAATCAGTTTATTGTCTATTTGAACGAATCGCTGATCTATCATCGATTTTCTCTCTTATTTAGAGTTTCAGTGGTGCTGGGATTAATTGCTTTAATTGTTTTTGCACTGATTCTAATCTTAGTATCAAAAAAGGCAATTGGACCAATAATTACTACTTATCATAAGCAGCGCGAATTTATTACTAATGCAGGACATGAATTAAAGACGCCTTTAGCAATTATTTCGGCTAATACTGAAATGGAAGAAATGCTGGGGAATAATTCAGAATGGAATAAAAGTACAAAAGAGCAGGTTGATCGCTTAACTCGGTTAATTAATCGTTTAATTGCTTTAGCTAGAACCGGTGAAACTGGAGAAGTAGTTTTAAATAAGGTTAACTTTTCTGAAATTGTTAAAAAGAATGTTACTAGCTTTAAGTCGGTCATGCAGAAGAATGATTTGAAATATAATGCGATAATTATGCCAGATTTGTATGTAAAGGCCGAAAGAAATATTTTAAGTGAATTGACTAATATTTTATTAGATAATGCACGAAAATATTGTGATAAAGATGGTGAAGTTAAGGTAAGTTTGACTAAGGGCAGACTTGGTACAAATGCAATTTTAAAGGTTGCAAATACTTATAAAGAAGGAAAGGGGAAAGATTATTCTCACTTCTTTGAAAGATTTTATCGTGAAGATGAATCTCACAATTCAAAAAAATCTGGTTTTGGTATTGGACTAGCAATGGCGCAAGAAATTGTGCAAACTTTCCATGGTAAGATTCATGTTAATCATAAAGACGAGATGATTGTTTTTACAGTGATTTTAAGATTAGCAAAATAAAAGCAGTTAGTTTTCAGTTTTGAAGACTAACTGCTTTTTTGCATATATTATATTTTTTTTATTATCATCTTAAAAATGAATCCAATACATAGTCGAACTTGAAGTTTCCATCTAAAACATCTCCGTTTCTTACATTTCATGAAAGATCAATTGAGTCTTATCTAAGTCAATTGTATAAGTCTCATCTTCAAGTGGGCGCTTAGTCATCCCCTGATCGGTTGAATAGATAATCAAACCTAACCTTGCACCAGCTGGTAAGCGATAGAAAGTAGGTTGCAATTCAAACTCCAAGTCATAGAATTTACCTGCTTCAATCTTTTCAGCGTGTTTCATATCAGCGTAGTTTTGGACGTTCATATGCCCCTTAGTAATCAACTTAGCCTTTGTTTCTTTATCAGGAACAAATTCTTTCATTACTTCAGTTCCGAAACGGTAACCTAATTCCTGAATTTGATCGTTAAAAGACTTAGGAATTGGAGTAAGACGTTTTCTTGATCCTAAATCAACCAAAGCTACTGAAATTTGTCCTTTTGGAAGAGAAGTAGCAAGGCTCATCTTAATCTTAGGACGACCGACTAAAGTTACAGGATGAATGAACTCGTCAGTTACAAAGCGTAATTGTTGATCAAGCCACTTTTCTTTACCAGAGATAAAGTCATATTGCCATTTACCTTCGGAAATTTTAGCTTCTTTGAAGACTTTACCGCCTTGGTCGGTAAATGAAAGTTTATCATTGTCTTCGCCGCCATCTTTTAAGAGCTTACCTTTTTTATCAGGGAAGTAAATTTCTTTTTTACCTAGTTCGTTGTTCCAAGTTGGTTCTTCATGCCAGATATCTGGTTGCAAATTATCTTGGATCATAACATCTTCCCATTGCTTGTAAGCATTATTCTTAATGCCTAATAATTCATGACAGAACCACAAATTCATTAAGTCTGAGAAGTCGATTGAAAGTAAGTTGTTCATGTTGTAGTGCGGACCTTGGTGCAAGAAAAGTTTGTGAGCAATTGGCAATTTAGAAACTTTTTGCCAAATCTTGTAAACATTCTTTGGCTTTACATTCCAGTCGTTTAAACCATGAACAGAGATCCAAGAACACTTGATGTTATCAGTGTGATGACGATAATTTCTAGCTTCCCAGAAATCAGAATATTGACCAGTTTCACGGTCTGACTTTTCTAAAAGACGTTTTTGCATAGCATCAAATTTAGGCTTGATCTTTAAATAGTCGCCTGCATCCCAAAGGTTAGACTGACAAGTTTCAGCAAGCATGTCTAAATCTTCGCCTTGGCAAGCTTCTGGAGCAATTACTAATCCATGTTCACGATAGTAATCATACCAAGAAGAAATGGCAGCTTCTGAAACTACAGTTTTAAGCCCAGCTACCCCAGTAGTGGCAATGGCAATTTGAAGTGTTCCTAAGTATGAACGACCAGTCATTCCGATATTGCCATTACACCAAGAAGCTTTAGTTTCATGCTTTCTCGTACGGTCAGTATAAGCAATTCTATCGCCATGAAGCCATTCAATAATTTCTTTAGCAGATTCAGTTTCTTCTGGAGCTCCCGTAATTCTTAAACCATCTGAACCACGAGTTCCAATTGCACCTGCGTAGACATTAGCAAATCCACGTGCAAGCAAGTATTCATTTAAAGAGTAGGCAGCTTTATGAACTGCCTCTTCTGTTGCTGCTTGATCTTCACTAGCTGGCTTTTTAGCTTGAGCAGTTGGCATTGCTTCATATTTAGGATAAGTACTCTTAGTTGCATCTTCTAAGTTGACGTCAACATTGTGGTTACGCTTTTCATTAGCAATGATGCCACCAAAGTAAGGATCAGCAGTGTAGAGTGCAGGAAACTTAAAGTTGTTTGATTGATATGGGCGAAAAACTGTTACTTGAAGTAAATCAGGTTTACCATCTTCATCAGTATCAAGATCACTTTCAACATAAACAACTTCACGAATTACCTTACTCATATCAAAAACAGGTAAAGATTTTCCATTAAAGTACATAAACTTATTATTACCGTAAAATTGAGTGAAATAGCCCTTACCAGCCATATTATCAATGAAGGTTTGACCGTTTCTGGCACGAGTATTAAGTAAACGATAGAAGACCTTAATTAATTCATCACGATCAATCTCTTCTTTTTCGGTATATGGAAGGGCATTAGCCTTCATGCGAGCTAGGGGATCTTTTAAATCATAGTCATATCCCACGTGATATCCTAGCAATTGCAAAGCAATATTATAGAAACTATTACGTGAAATTGTAGCAGGCTCTTTAGCTAAAAAGTCTTTTAAATTTTCATTTTCACTAACTGCGAATTCTGCCAGCTTAGCTTCTTTTGCGCCATAAGTTTTTGCTTCCGCAACTGAATTCTCAACTAAAGTAGCTAAAAGATCAGAAAAGCTGTTTTCTTTCCAATTATCAGGCAAGAAATTGATGGATTCTAATTCTTTGATCATTTGGTCAAAATCAGTTTGAAGATAACCATATTGATTGTATTTCATTAAATATACGCTCCCTTTTATATAATCTCTTACTCATAATTTTACTAGTTTTACCTCAATAAAAGAAGAAATAAAAATGCCGCAAATTTTGCGACATTTTTGTTGAAATTAAGAGGTTAGTTTTAATTAATTTTGTTCTCAGTGTATTCATTACCAGATTGATAATCATTGAAATCTTCACCATTAAGATGGAAGTGTTCACCGTAAACTAAGTTAATGATTTTTGGATTTCGATTATCTTCTAGACCGAAGAGGACATAATCCGTCCATTTATTTCTACTAAAACTAGCATCAAAGTCTTGATTAAATTGAATTTCTTTATCTTTGCCCAATACAGTTAATTTAGCAAGGAGCAAACTTTTATCTAGATGAGCTACTTCTTCAAAAATTACAGAATCGATGACTGTTTCATCAACTGTTCCGGCGTTTCTCTTAAGTTCAATTTCTTTAACCATTGCCTTGTAGTAATTTCGATCAAGATACTGCTTTAGACTTTTAACTTGGTACTTTGAGTTAACATACTTCTCTCTTAACAACTGACTATATAGGAACTGTGCTTGAATATAGACTTCTTTATAAGCCGTGAAGTCATCTTTAGAATCTGGCTTAGTGAATTTGATATGGAGACGATGCAATAGTTTTTGGTATTTATCGAATCTTTGGTTAGGATAGAAAAGTTTATAATTATTATCGCCAGAGTTCTTAATGAGGTGATTAGAATCATATTCAAAACGTAGCCGTACTTTAAATATGAAATCAAAAAGAGCAGCAATAATATAAGAACTGAAAAAGATAAGTACTAAAATGGCGAAGCCACCTACTATACCGCCAATAGAAGAATTGTTACTATCGCTACTATCAGATGAAGTGTAACTAGTTCCTCCGCCTGAAGAGCCACCAGTACTGTGACCACCACCGGTTGATCCCATGGAAGCAAAGGCTGGTTGAGAAAAATTGGTATTAGTCGTAGTGACGCTTACACCAAAGAATAGAAGACAAACTAAGATAAATATTTTTACTTTCTTTTTCATAAAATTACCCAATAAATAAAATGCGTTATTTATATTTTAACTAAATAAGAAGAAAAAAAACAAATTAAGATTTAAAGATATTTTTTAGATTTTAATGAATATAACTAAATTATTTTTAATTCAAAAACTGGTAAGTAAGATTTTTATTTCTTATAATAAATATTTGAGAAGCTATAAATATTGGAGGTCAAAATATGGCAGAAGTTAAACGTTTTTATGAAACTTTTCACCCAGATCATTATGATATCTATTTAGATATTAGCCGTGAAAAAAAGAGCTTCCACGGTAAAACTATTGTAGTTGGGGATGCTCAAGAAGAATTAGTTAAATTAAATCAAAAGTACTTAAAGATTACCTCAGTTAGAGTAGATCAAAAGAAAGCTGATTTTGATTATAACGATAAAGAAGAAGTCGTTAATATTAAGGCTGGCAAAGTTGGTAAGATGAAAATTGAGGTTGACTTTGAAGGCAAGTTAACTGATTCAATGATGGGTATTTATCCTTCTTACTATGAAGTGGATGGCGAAAAGAAGCAATTAGTTGGTACTCAATTTGAAACTACTTTTGCTCGTCAAGCCTTCCCATGTGTTGACGAACCAGAAGCTAAAGCTACTTTTGCACTTGCAATTAAGTTTGATGAGAAGCCTGGTGAAACAATTATTTCTAACCAACCAGAAGAGAAATTTAAAGATGGGGTTCACTACTTTAAGCCAACTGTACGTATGTCTAGCTATTTAGTTGCCTTTGTCTTTGGCGATATGCAAAAGAAATTGACTAAGACTAAGTCTGGTGTTGAAATTGGTGTATTTGCAACAAAGGCACATAAAGCAAAAGAATTAGATTTCGCTTTGGATATTGCTAAGCGTTCAATTGAATTTTATGAAGATTTCTATGAAACTCCATATCCATTAGAGCATTCATACCAAGTAGCACTTCCTGACTTTTCAGCAGGTGCAATGGAAAATTGGGGCTGTGTAACTTACCGTGAAGCATATTTATTGCTTGACCCTGATAATACTTCATTAGATATGAAGCAATTAGTTGCAACTGTTATTGCTCACGAATTAGCTCACCAATGGTTCGGTGATTTAGTAACTATGAAGTGGTGGGACAACTTATGGCTTAACGAAAGCTTTGCTAACATGATGGAATATGTAGCAATTGATGCCTTAGAGCCAAATTGGAAGATTTGGGAAATGTTCCAAACTTCTGAAGTTCCTGCCGCTCTTCAAAGGGATGCTACTGATGGTGTGCAATCAGTTCACGTTATGGTAAATGACCCAGCTGAAATTGATGCTTTGTTTGATTCAGCTATTGTCTATGCTAAGGGTTCAAGAATGTTAGTCATGGTACGTGCTTTATTAGGTGATAAAGCACTTCGTGAAGGATTGAAGAATTACTTTGCAGTTCATAAATATAGTAATGCCACAGGTGACGATTTATGGAATGCACTTGGTAAAGCAAGTGGCTTAGATATTGGTGCAATTATGCATTCTTGGTTAGAGCAACCAGGTTATCCAGTCGTTAATGCCAAAGTTGAAGATGGCAAGTTAGTCTTAACTCAAAAACAATTCTTTATTGGTGAAGGTAAAGAAGTTGGCCGTAAGTGGCAAATTCCTTTGAATTCTAACTATACTGCTGTTCCTAAGATTATGAAAGATGAAGAACTAGTTGTTGGAGACTACAATGATTTGCTTGCTAATAATGGTGTGCCATTCCGCTTAAATGTAGGCAATAATTCAGACTTTATTGTTAAATATGATCAAACATTGCTTGATGATATCCTAAGTCATATCGATGAATTAGATGCAGTTGATAAATTGCAATTATTGCAAGACTTTAGATTATTAGCAGAAGGTGGTCAAATGTCTTATGCAGATATTGTTCCACTTCTTCCTAAATTTGCTGATTCTACTTCACCAATTGTTAATAATGCTTTATACAGAATTATGTCTACGTTACGTAATTTTGTAACCCCAGGTTCAGATGAAGAAAAACAATTAAAGAAGCTTTATAATTTACTTTCTGAAAAACAAGTTAAGCGTTTAGGTTTGCTTCCAAAAGCTGGTGAATCTAATGATGATAACTTAACCAGACCATATGTTGTGGCAGCTTCTCTATACGCAGATAATGATGATACAATTAATGGTCTTCACGCTATTTATTCAGAAAACTCCGATAACTTAGAGGGTATTTCAGCTGATATCAGAAGTGCTGTTTTAGTTAACGAAGTTAAAAACTTTGGTAATATGACCTTGTTTGATAAGTTGCTTAAGAAGTACCAAGAAACTTCTGACGCTAGTCTCAAACAAGACTTATGTGCTGGTATTACTTCGACTAAAATGCCTGAAATTATTGACGCAATTGTTGATGATTTTGAAAATGCACAAGTTGTTAAACCACAAGACCTACGTGCTTGGTACCGCAATGTTTTAGCTAACCCATTTGGTCAAGAACAAGCTTGGAATTGGATTAGATTAGAGTGGCCATGGCTTGAAGCAACTGTTGGTGGTGATATGGAATTTGCTACTTTCATTACTGTGACAGCAAATATTTTCCATACTGAAGAAAGATTGAAACAATTCAAAGACTTCTTTGAACCAAAGATCAATACTCCAGGATTAACTCGTGAGATTAAGATGGATACTAAAGTAATCGAAACTAAGGTCAACTTAGTTAAGAAAGAACAAGCTGCTGTTAATGCTGCAATTGCTAAAGCAGTTGCTTAAAAATAAAGATTAAATAAATAAAAAAGATGCGCTTTCAGTTTTGAAAGCGCATTTTTGATATAATTTATAAAATAGGAGTGACTTAATTTGATAAAAACAATCTTTTTTGATGTTGACGGAACATTAGTTTCGCATAAAACGGATAGTGTGCCTAAAAGTACTAGAAAGGCACTTAAGCTTTTACGTGAAAATGGAATCAAACTTGTGTTAGCTACTGGGCGTGATATGAGCCAATTAAAAAAATTACCGGTTAAAGATATAAAGTTTGACGGTTATTTGACGATGAATGGGCAACTCTGTCTAGATGAAAATGGTAATGAACTTTTTGGTAATCCAATTGATGAAAAAGATACTGAAAAGATGATTGAATTAATTAAAGAGGAGGCTGTCCCGATTACTACGATTGGTAAAGAAGGACCATACATTAATTTTGTGACAGATCAAGTAGTTGCTGCTCAAAAAGCTGTTTCTAGTAAAGTTGCACCAGTTGGTAAATATCACGGTGAAAAGGTCTATCAATTTATTGCATATGGAAAGCGCGATGACTTAAAGAAATTAGTCGATAATCTTCCAAATTGCAAGTTAAGTTGGTGGAATGAGTATGCAGTCGACATTATTTCAAAAGATGGTGGTAAACTAGCTGGCGTTGAGAAGTATCTTAAATTGCAGGGACAAACTTTAACAGATGCCATGGCTTTTGGCGATGGCGAGAATGATTTAGACATGCTAAAGGCTGTTCAACTTGGTATTGCTATGGGCAATGGAGAAGAGCAGGTGAAACAGATTGCTGATTATGTGACTAGCGATATTAATGAAGATGGAATCTATAATGCCTGTAAGCACTATAAGCTGATTTAAAATGGCACTATAACAGCCGACATTTTATCGTATGGCTAACTTTTAACCACTAATAATCTGCTGTGTACAAGTCTGGAACTAAAGGGGTAATTTAAATGAAAATTTCTTCAAAAAATAATTGACATCCAACTTCCTTTTCCCTATACTAGAATATGTTCTGTTAAGGAACTGGTTTGGTAGCTCAGCTGGATAGAGCAACGGTCTTCTAAACCGTGGGTCGTGAGTTCGAATCTCACCCAAATCACTGATATGACGCTCCGTATGGGGCGTCTTTTTTGTGCAATTTTTTATTTGACCCCCAAATGACCCCCAAGTATATTTTTTAAGCATTTTTCTTAAGATTGTTAAAGACAGAATTAACTTTAGAGTCAATTTTTTTGCGATGTTTTTCAAATGTTTCTGCATATATTTCCTCTGTAGTTTTAGTGGTTGCGTGTCCTAATCTTTGAGCAATATCATAGGTGCTTACATCAGCACTTAGTAAAATTGCAACTTGAGAATGTCGAAGCGAGTGGATATGATATCCTTCTCGTTTAATTTTTAATTCAGCCAAGTTATCTCGTAAAGTTCGATTTAAACTCTTTGAATTAGGAAAGCCATTTCGTGCTTTTGACCAAAAAACTTTTTCTGGATCATTTATCTTTAGTTCTTTGATTTTTTTCATTATAAAATTTGGAACTCCAATTGGACGAACAGAAGACTCATTTTTAGTTGGACCGTACTCTTTTTGAGAATAAACCCAAGAACGTCGAACTTTAATAGTATTATCCTCAAAGTTCAAATCGTCCCATTTAAGCCCAGCCATTTCGCTTTCCCTAAGTCCAGTGGTCAATCCTAATAAGATCATATAGCTACCGGGAAAATTAGGATTAGCAGCGTTATAGAGATGATTAAGTAGTAACTTTATTTCATCATATTCAAGATAGTCCACTTTTAAATCATGATCTTTATTAAATGCCAACTGGATATTCTCAGTAAAGTCTCTTGTAATAATTCCATCTTGAATTGCTGACTTAACACAAGTGCGGATAGCTCTATGCAATTTTTTTACTGAATTTTTTGCGTGATTTTCCCCAAATTCATTAATAATTTTTTGATATTTGGAGCGATTTATATTTTTAATTTTGGCAGCTCCTAATAGCTTCCTTATTCTTTTTCCTTCAAGATTGTATTCAATAAGGGTATTAGGGGCGACATTTCCTTTCTTATAGGTCTTAACCCAATCATCATAACAATTTGCAAAAATGGGGTTTTCTGTAACATCTATGCCATCATCTATTTCTACTGCAAGCTTATTATCCGCTTTTTCAGCTTCACGTTTTGTTTTAAAGCCCCGTCTGGTTAGATAATGCCGTTTACCATCAATATCATACCAAGAGCGTTTTACATACCACTTTTTGGATTTTTTATCTTGATAAACTCCCATACTATTCCTTTTCCTTATCTTTTTTTCCTAGCATCTCGACTATTTTTTCAAAGTCTTCATCACAAATATCTTTCTCTTCTCCATAGGGATCGCAAGCGAAAATTCCTAATCTTCTAAGTTTTTCTCGATTGGTCAACATTTTTGTCACCTCCTTTCAGAACACCAGTTCTATTGAGCTGTAAAAATAAAACCAGTGTTAACTGGTCATATTTACTATTTAAGTTTAGTTTGAGATTTAGTGGTTAATTTATCGTTTTCGAATGATAAGGTAGCACTAGCTCCATCGTCTCCCTTAATACCTGTTAGCCACACAGCATTAGTGATTTTTGTTCCTGCAACATTGGCTTCATGTAATCCGTCAGGTTCGCCATACTTGTTAACGATATCTTGGTAAGTAGAACCGTCAGCAATATTGTTAAATTCGCCTAAAGTGATTTTTTCATCACGCTTGCCCCATTTGAAGCCAGTAATTTCTTTTGAGACAACCTTGTTTGAGTCTAAAGTTTGAATTGCTACTGTCACAGCGCCTTTAGTCCAAGTGAGTTGCTTAACCTTAACTCCATTAGATGAGGTAGTGGTAGAAGAAGCAGGATTACCAAGCAATTGTTTTACTTCATCAGTGGTTGATCCACCTTCTCCTTGAGATAAGAAGTTACCAACTTTAATTTGATCGAACTTTCCCCTTAGTTCCTTGTTTTGAGAGATAACTTCGTTCTTTTTCTTTGATTGTTCAGTAGTCTTTTCAGAGTTTCCCTTACTACTGCTATTTGAAGAACAAGCTGATAAAGACAAGCCGAGTAGGGCAAGTCCAGTAGCAGCAACTAAATATTTCTTTTTCATAATATCCTCCTATGAGCTATACCTTAACAATCAGCTTTTAAAGTCGTCAGTATTGGACTATTAAAATAGTAGATCGTTGTTGCTTTTGAATTTTTTAGCAACAACTTTTTTTAATCTTTCTGGAATGCCAAAGTGTAGCATAAACTCTCCAGGATCTTCACAAGTGTAGCCTTGGGAAGAGGCATAGTCCCAAATAAGATTTAAGCCAAACAGATCAGCTTGATCTTCCTTGAAAGCATCATCATTACGATTAAAGGCATCGTGTTCTTGCCAGTCATAATCATGGGCATAGTACATAACTCCCTTATCGCCATTTATATAATGTCCTAATTCGTGAGCAGCCATAAATGGCACTTCTGGTGGATTCCACCAGTTTGTATTAATAATGATGGTTTTTTGTTTAGGAAGATACCTAGAACGAAAATGTCTGTCTTCTAATCGAGATAGTATGTAACTAAGATGATGATCTTCAATTAGGTTACATATATAAATGAGTAAATCATTGTTATACATAGGCGTTACTCGTAATGAGGCTCTCCGTCATTCTTATGTCTTTCAAGGATAGCTTTGATAACGTCCATATCTTCATCTGATACAGGGCGACCGCCGTAGCTAAGAACAACAGGGTCTTTTTCTAGGTCAACGGATTTAGGCTCACTAGTTTTATCTGAACCTAATAAATAATCAGCTGACACATCAAAGTATTCAGCTAGTTTAGCTAAAGCACCGCTTGAAGGCTCAGCTTTCCCATTTTCCCATTTAGTAATAGTTTGTTGAGATACATGTAATAATTTGCTTAGTTCTGTTTGTGAGAGTCTATGAGATGTCCTCAACTCACGTATTCTATCGCCAATCATGCTCTTCAACCTCCGTTTATCAACTATTGTACTTAAATTATAATACTTTATACATATTTTTAACTTGAAAAGTAAAAAAAGTAGTAAAAAGTGTTTACATTATAAACTATAATGTATATAATATATATGTAAGTTGATAAAGGAGTTGATAAAATGAAGCGGGAACTTAAAAGCTTACGAGTTGGAGCTGGGCTTACGCAAGCTGAATTAGCAAAGCGATTAGGCGTTACTAATGTTACAGTTTCAAGGTGGGAGAGAGGAGAAGTAGTTCCAAAGCCCAAGTATATTAAAGCTATGGCAAAATTATTTAATATCAAGGGGCAGGATATTTTTTTAAATTTAATTACTACTAAAGTTTATAAAATTGTTACAAAATAGAAACAAATAGTGATAATAAAGTAGGTGATTAAATGCCTGAGTTAATTAATAAAGATGCTCTCATA is a window encoding:
- a CDS encoding sensor histidine kinase yields the protein MIQKFRWKFIGMSITALFVVLVITLGTLLGISYTQSHNEVDRVLTTLVNNQGQLTPRNAKPVFGNQKDPINKNFLAGEYNPEAIFQYRYFTVASTKNNTPKIINDANVYDVAQKKIINTSKQVFKDKVTSGSVSIGNNQYAYRVGKDQKGNQFIVYLNESLIYHRFSLLFRVSVVLGLIALIVFALILILVSKKAIGPIITTYHKQREFITNAGHELKTPLAIISANTEMEEMLGNNSEWNKSTKEQVDRLTRLINRLIALARTGETGEVVLNKVNFSEIVKKNVTSFKSVMQKNDLKYNAIIMPDLYVKAERNILSELTNILLDNARKYCDKDGEVKVSLTKGRLGTNAILKVANTYKEGKGKDYSHFFERFYREDESHNSKKSGFGIGLAMAQEIVQTFHGKIHVNHKDEMIVFTVILRLAK
- a CDS encoding Xaa-Pro dipeptidyl-peptidase, with protein sequence MKYNQYGYLQTDFDQMIKELESINFLPDNWKENSFSDLLATLVENSVAEAKTYGAKEAKLAEFAVSENENLKDFLAKEPATISRNSFYNIALQLLGYHVGYDYDLKDPLARMKANALPYTEKEEIDRDELIKVFYRLLNTRARNGQTFIDNMAGKGYFTQFYGNNKFMYFNGKSLPVFDMSKVIREVVYVESDLDTDEDGKPDLLQVTVFRPYQSNNFKFPALYTADPYFGGIIANEKRNHNVDVNLEDATKSTYPKYEAMPTAQAKKPASEDQAATEEAVHKAAYSLNEYLLARGFANVYAGAIGTRGSDGLRITGAPEETESAKEIIEWLHGDRIAYTDRTRKHETKASWCNGNIGMTGRSYLGTLQIAIATTGVAGLKTVVSEAAISSWYDYYREHGLVIAPEACQGEDLDMLAETCQSNLWDAGDYLKIKPKFDAMQKRLLEKSDRETGQYSDFWEARNYRHHTDNIKCSWISVHGLNDWNVKPKNVYKIWQKVSKLPIAHKLFLHQGPHYNMNNLLSIDFSDLMNLWFCHELLGIKNNAYKQWEDVMIQDNLQPDIWHEEPTWNNELGKKEIYFPDKKGKLLKDGGEDNDKLSFTDQGGKVFKEAKISEGKWQYDFISGKEKWLDQQLRFVTDEFIHPVTLVGRPKIKMSLATSLPKGQISVALVDLGSRKRLTPIPKSFNDQIQELGYRFGTEVMKEFVPDKETKAKLITKGHMNVQNYADMKHAEKIEAGKFYDLEFELQPTFYRLPAGARLGLIIYSTDQGMTKRPLEDETYTIDLDKTQLIFHEM
- a CDS encoding M1 family metallopeptidase encodes the protein MAEVKRFYETFHPDHYDIYLDISREKKSFHGKTIVVGDAQEELVKLNQKYLKITSVRVDQKKADFDYNDKEEVVNIKAGKVGKMKIEVDFEGKLTDSMMGIYPSYYEVDGEKKQLVGTQFETTFARQAFPCVDEPEAKATFALAIKFDEKPGETIISNQPEEKFKDGVHYFKPTVRMSSYLVAFVFGDMQKKLTKTKSGVEIGVFATKAHKAKELDFALDIAKRSIEFYEDFYETPYPLEHSYQVALPDFSAGAMENWGCVTYREAYLLLDPDNTSLDMKQLVATVIAHELAHQWFGDLVTMKWWDNLWLNESFANMMEYVAIDALEPNWKIWEMFQTSEVPAALQRDATDGVQSVHVMVNDPAEIDALFDSAIVYAKGSRMLVMVRALLGDKALREGLKNYFAVHKYSNATGDDLWNALGKASGLDIGAIMHSWLEQPGYPVVNAKVEDGKLVLTQKQFFIGEGKEVGRKWQIPLNSNYTAVPKIMKDEELVVGDYNDLLANNGVPFRLNVGNNSDFIVKYDQTLLDDILSHIDELDAVDKLQLLQDFRLLAEGGQMSYADIVPLLPKFADSTSPIVNNALYRIMSTLRNFVTPGSDEEKQLKKLYNLLSEKQVKRLGLLPKAGESNDDNLTRPYVVAASLYADNDDTINGLHAIYSENSDNLEGISADIRSAVLVNEVKNFGNMTLFDKLLKKYQETSDASLKQDLCAGITSTKMPEIIDAIVDDFENAQVVKPQDLRAWYRNVLANPFGQEQAWNWIRLEWPWLEATVGGDMEFATFITVTANIFHTEERLKQFKDFFEPKINTPGLTREIKMDTKVIETKVNLVKKEQAAVNAAIAKAVA
- a CDS encoding Cof-type HAD-IIB family hydrolase; this translates as MIKTIFFDVDGTLVSHKTDSVPKSTRKALKLLRENGIKLVLATGRDMSQLKKLPVKDIKFDGYLTMNGQLCLDENGNELFGNPIDEKDTEKMIELIKEEAVPITTIGKEGPYINFVTDQVVAAQKAVSSKVAPVGKYHGEKVYQFIAYGKRDDLKKLVDNLPNCKLSWWNEYAVDIISKDGGKLAGVEKYLKLQGQTLTDAMAFGDGENDLDMLKAVQLGIAMGNGEEQVKQIADYVTSDINEDGIYNACKHYKLI
- a CDS encoding site-specific integrase, yielding MGVYQDKKSKKWYVKRSWYDIDGKRHYLTRRGFKTKREAEKADNKLAVEIDDGIDVTENPIFANCYDDWVKTYKKGNVAPNTLIEYNLEGKRIRKLLGAAKIKNINRSKYQKIINEFGENHAKNSVKKLHRAIRTCVKSAIQDGIITRDFTENIQLAFNKDHDLKVDYLEYDEIKLLLNHLYNAANPNFPGSYMILLGLTTGLRESEMAGLKWDDLNFEDNTIKVRRSWVYSQKEYGPTKNESSVRPIGVPNFIMKKIKELKINDPEKVFWSKARNGFPNSKSLNRTLRDNLAELKIKREGYHIHSLRHSQVAILLSADVSTYDIAQRLGHATTKTTEEIYAETFEKHRKKIDSKVNSVFNNLKKNA
- a CDS encoding DUF3862 domain-containing protein; its protein translation is MKKKYLVAATGLALLGLSLSACSSNSSSKGNSEKTTEQSKKKNEVISQNKELRGKFDQIKVGNFLSQGEGGSTTDEVKQLLGNPASSTTTSSNGVKVKQLTWTKGAVTVAIQTLDSNKVVSKEITGFKWGKRDEKITLGEFNNIADGSTYQDIVNKYGEPDGLHEANVAGTKITNAVWLTGIKGDDGASATLSFENDKLTTKSQTKLK
- a CDS encoding ImmA/IrrE family metallo-endopeptidase, with the translated sequence MYNNDLLIYICNLIEDHHLSYILSRLEDRHFRSRYLPKQKTIIINTNWWNPPEVPFMAAHELGHYINGDKGVMYYAHDYDWQEHDAFNRNDDAFKEDQADLFGLNLIWDYASSQGYTCEDPGEFMLHFGIPERLKKVVAKKFKSNNDLLF
- a CDS encoding helix-turn-helix domain-containing protein, yielding MIGDRIRELRTSHRLSQTELSKLLHVSQQTITKWENGKAEPSSGALAKLAEYFDVSADYLLGSDKTSEPKSVDLEKDPVVLSYGGRPVSDEDMDVIKAILERHKNDGEPHYE
- a CDS encoding helix-turn-helix transcriptional regulator, with the protein product MKRELKSLRVGAGLTQAELAKRLGVTNVTVSRWERGEVVPKPKYIKAMAKLFNIKGQDIFLNLITTKVYKIVTK